A genomic stretch from Candidatus Nitrososphaera gargensis Ga9.2 includes:
- the cysC gene encoding adenylyl-sulfate kinase, which translates to MRKGFVLWLTGLPGSGKTTISGILKQQLQSRGLQVEILDGDEVRKNLSPNLGFSKEDREIHAKRVAYVSQLLARNGINVIVALISPYRSFRDNARAMIGEGFFEVWVKASPETCRQRDPKGLYKKASAGQISNLTGIQDTYEEPLNPELVVDTEARNVNECVNMILGLLKQYRYLSNHD; encoded by the coding sequence TTGCGAAAAGGGTTTGTTCTCTGGCTGACAGGACTACCCGGATCAGGTAAAACCACTATATCTGGCATATTAAAGCAGCAATTGCAAAGCAGGGGTTTGCAGGTTGAAATACTGGATGGAGATGAAGTCAGGAAGAACCTGAGTCCCAATCTGGGGTTTTCAAAAGAAGATAGAGAGATCCATGCAAAAAGAGTGGCTTATGTCAGCCAGCTGCTGGCAAGGAACGGAATCAACGTGATTGTTGCTCTGATATCGCCTTATCGTTCTTTTCGTGATAATGCACGGGCAATGATTGGTGAAGGATTCTTTGAGGTTTGGGTTAAAGCTTCTCCGGAAACGTGCCGCCAAAGGGATCCTAAGGGTTTATACAAAAAGGCGTCAGCAGGCCAGATATCAAACCTTACAGGCATACAAGACACATATGAGGAGCCGCTAAATCCTGAACTAGTTGTAGACACTGAAGCAAGGAATGTAAATGAATGTGTGAATATGATTCTTGGCCTATTAAAGCAATATAGATACTTGTCTAATCATGACTGA
- a CDS encoding RNA-guided endonuclease InsQ/TnpB family protein, with amino-acid sequence MIRTYKFRLYPTEEQVKKLEDTIGTCRHLYNDSLGERRVDWDVGFYEQKQLLTLRKQDNKYLKQVHSQVLQDVLLRLDKAYQAFFKKLAKYPKFKRKGKYNSFTYPQYNNGWKIIGDDDNNNKLVLSCIGAIKIKMHREIPVGTLKTCTIVRDVDQWYACITADDDDITTRTVSTSTEYDMSKPLGIDVGLINWLTLSDGNKIQNPLNFEAQAKKIRQLQRNLARKQKGSKNREKARIALAKAWRQVRRCRDDFVHKTSRTIADQGYTLVAFEKLNIANMVKNHHLAQAIMDATWGKLRQYTAYKVEKRGGRVLVVNPGGTSQKCSRCGVEAKEKLDLSVRTFECRSCGLVIDRDLNAAKNIEKLGLEQAHAETEPLLVQRQRISKFQSRKQEAHVLRRG; translated from the coding sequence ATGATAAGAACATACAAGTTTCGTCTTTATCCAACGGAAGAACAGGTGAAAAAATTGGAAGATACTATCGGGACGTGCAGGCATCTCTACAATGATTCACTTGGCGAAAGGCGTGTAGATTGGGATGTCGGATTCTATGAACAAAAACAGCTACTAACACTGAGAAAGCAAGACAACAAATATCTAAAGCAGGTACACAGCCAGGTGCTGCAAGATGTCTTGCTAAGACTCGACAAGGCATACCAGGCGTTCTTCAAGAAACTTGCCAAGTATCCCAAATTCAAGAGAAAGGGCAAGTACAATTCGTTTACATATCCTCAATACAACAATGGCTGGAAGATAATAGGAGATGACGACAACAACAATAAGCTTGTGTTGTCATGTATTGGAGCCATCAAAATCAAGATGCATAGGGAGATTCCTGTTGGTACCCTGAAAACATGTACAATCGTCCGCGATGTTGATCAGTGGTATGCTTGTATAACTGCGGATGATGACGATATAACTACTCGTACTGTCAGTACTTCCACTGAATATGACATGAGCAAGCCTTTAGGAATAGATGTTGGTCTAATTAACTGGTTGACACTAAGTGATGGTAATAAGATTCAAAATCCTCTGAATTTTGAGGCTCAAGCAAAGAAGATAAGACAGCTGCAGAGGAACCTTGCAAGAAAGCAGAAGGGCTCAAAGAATAGAGAGAAGGCAAGGATTGCTCTGGCAAAAGCATGGAGACAGGTGAGAAGATGTCGTGATGATTTTGTACACAAAACGTCAAGGACGATTGCAGACCAAGGATATACTCTTGTGGCATTTGAAAAGTTGAATATCGCTAACATGGTCAAGAACCACCATCTTGCACAGGCAATAATGGATGCCACCTGGGGAAAGCTGCGCCAATACACTGCCTACAAGGTAGAAAAGCGCGGTGGACGGGTACTAGTCGTCAATCCAGGTGGTACATCGCAGAAATGCTCTAGGTGCGGGGTGGAAGCAAAGGAAAAGCTTGACCTGTCGGTACGCACGTTTGAATGTCGTAGCTGCGGACTGGTCATTGACCGTGACCTGAATGCAGCGAAAAATATTGAAAAACTGGGTCTGGAACAGGCCCATGCAGAGACAGAACCTCTACTTGTCCAGCGACAACGGATAAGCAAGTTTCAGTCGAGGAAGCAAGAAGCCCACGTCTTAAGACGTGGGTAG
- a CDS encoding sensor histidine kinase, with protein MAETKVKLAPVLSRSYSGVNGTSYVILSYPVIQRESGEYLGLVAAVIPLQQILSGLGGPYTTQESEHVLVTDKSGTFILADDNDLIGKHFENKEILQRLDNPDDFQNLFTQALAGQSRSIVVDGLYQNERLLVAYPANLRQQTVFVIASSTPTEGIYSKIEGIVFTQRIQTLALVGAVVASIAVILYFLARWSETLQREVKKRTKELETANKQLEAHDRMQSEFINIAAHELRTPVQPLLGIADLLHLSFEQDPHNGEIAISKADLDLIRRNAKRLERLSSDLLEVSKIESNSFKLHKEWVDLDKKIKEAIIDAKSSLRDEKKQKIQILNAQAGAPIGNSNRPLLVYCDKVRIFQVLSNLIANAIKFTEEGQITIRSEERDDGYAVINVIDSGKGIVEEMMPRLFKKFATKSDSGTGLGLYLSKKIIESHGGTIWAENNAGGKGATFSFALPIAGGGGKGGGEEEKQDY; from the coding sequence GTGGCTGAAACAAAGGTGAAACTAGCACCGGTCCTCTCAAGATCTTACAGTGGTGTAAATGGCACTTCGTATGTCATCCTATCATATCCTGTGATCCAAAGGGAATCTGGCGAGTATCTTGGACTAGTGGCTGCCGTAATCCCATTGCAGCAGATCCTTAGCGGGCTCGGAGGCCCGTACACTACGCAGGAGAGTGAACACGTCCTTGTTACTGACAAATCCGGCACTTTTATCCTAGCTGATGATAACGACCTCATAGGAAAGCACTTTGAAAACAAAGAGATACTACAGCGATTAGATAACCCAGATGATTTTCAAAATCTTTTCACACAAGCTCTTGCCGGCCAATCCCGCAGTATCGTAGTTGACGGCCTCTATCAAAATGAGCGCCTTCTGGTTGCGTATCCTGCCAACCTGCGGCAACAAACAGTGTTCGTCATAGCTAGCTCGACACCTACAGAAGGAATCTACTCCAAGATCGAAGGCATAGTGTTTACACAGAGGATTCAGACTTTGGCCTTAGTTGGAGCTGTAGTAGCATCAATCGCAGTAATCCTCTACTTTCTAGCTAGATGGAGTGAAACATTGCAGAGAGAAGTAAAGAAAAGGACAAAGGAACTTGAGACAGCGAATAAACAGCTTGAAGCGCATGATAGAATGCAGTCAGAGTTTATCAATATAGCAGCACATGAGCTGAGAACTCCGGTGCAGCCTTTGCTTGGCATAGCCGACCTCTTGCATTTGTCTTTTGAGCAAGACCCGCACAATGGCGAGATTGCGATTTCAAAGGCTGACCTTGACTTGATAAGGAGGAATGCTAAACGCCTTGAGCGCTTGTCATCTGACTTGTTAGAGGTATCAAAGATCGAGAGCAACTCATTCAAACTGCATAAAGAGTGGGTCGACCTTGACAAGAAAATCAAAGAAGCGATAATAGATGCAAAGAGCTCATTGCGCGATGAAAAGAAGCAAAAGATTCAAATTCTAAATGCTCAGGCAGGCGCTCCAATTGGTAATAGTAACCGCCCATTGCTCGTCTACTGTGACAAGGTAAGAATTTTTCAAGTATTGTCTAACCTGATAGCAAATGCCATAAAGTTTACCGAAGAGGGACAGATAACCATCCGGTCTGAGGAGAGAGATGATGGTTACGCTGTCATCAACGTCATAGATTCCGGAAAGGGAATAGTGGAAGAGATGATGCCGAGGCTGTTCAAAAAGTTTGCTACAAAATCTGACAGCGGCACAGGTTTAGGGTTATACCTATCAAAGAAAATTATTGAATCGCATGGAGGCACAATATGGGCAGAAAATAACGCCGGCGGGAAGGGAGCCACATTTTCATTTGCATTGCCAATAGCAGGGGGAGGAGGAAAAGGAGGAGGAGAAGAAGAAAAGCAAGATTATTAG
- a CDS encoding polysaccharide deacetylase family protein: MNIDILKEANPLIIVNQQDAQFLNLNDCKYPSIVVDYERIYGNDFVSQLEKKIASENNDFLIFSSNFLRHLYRFDKGPLLKRFRLGYSSFGGIDLQNTDEQTLKNFNALTSDPSNNYVPGIEDLWVNDESPTRNGTFSLIFDTEQVGCVGIGLERILSLLNKKHCVATFFFTNFVGSIYPQIFEQVHKLGHEVALHGLYHEFLSKRDLNLQDQMIHRMKEHIRVPVYGANFISRMNSLTLEAMFRNDIHYTVFPSIQNFLLGRFGDTEILPYVVRNEQGKMLVMFPVQVETYGREFLPVKGMVTSVYNKLRKTSFSHMTILLHPFRDGSLHRIKELNKLIEYLQDDLDLKAITLRKASENVLSNGSLLNDRKIILPVEDKIFSGSRQFRDILTGKNKRNTNLITVLLNSLVPKNKTDLVYLPVMIRNNMRLLLAHRRHMIRD; the protein is encoded by the coding sequence TTGAATATAGACATACTAAAGGAGGCTAATCCTTTAATCATTGTAAATCAGCAAGATGCACAATTCCTTAATCTTAATGACTGCAAGTATCCAAGTATTGTAGTAGATTACGAAAGAATCTATGGTAATGACTTTGTCAGTCAGCTTGAAAAAAAGATAGCCTCGGAAAATAATGATTTTCTTATATTCTCCAGTAATTTTTTGCGCCATCTATACCGGTTCGATAAGGGTCCTTTGTTAAAGAGATTTCGCTTGGGTTATTCCTCATTTGGAGGAATAGATCTGCAGAATACAGATGAGCAAACATTGAAGAACTTCAACGCTCTTACATCCGATCCTAGCAACAATTATGTACCTGGCATAGAAGATTTATGGGTAAATGATGAATCACCTACGAGAAACGGTACCTTTTCCCTCATTTTTGACACAGAACAGGTCGGATGTGTTGGAATTGGGCTTGAAAGGATTCTGTCGTTATTGAATAAGAAACACTGTGTAGCAACATTCTTCTTCACCAACTTTGTGGGATCCATTTACCCTCAAATCTTTGAACAAGTGCACAAGCTCGGCCACGAGGTCGCCCTTCACGGCCTCTATCATGAGTTTCTGAGCAAACGAGATTTGAATCTCCAAGATCAGATGATCCATAGAATGAAAGAACACATTCGAGTTCCAGTATATGGTGCAAACTTTATCTCAAGGATGAATTCGCTTACACTAGAAGCAATGTTTAGAAACGATATTCACTATACAGTATTTCCTTCAATCCAGAATTTCTTGTTAGGAAGGTTTGGCGATACAGAAATCCTACCATATGTAGTTCGAAATGAACAGGGAAAAATGCTGGTGATGTTTCCCGTACAGGTTGAGACCTATGGAAGAGAATTTCTGCCTGTGAAGGGCATGGTTACCTCTGTTTATAATAAGCTTCGGAAAACTAGCTTCTCACACATGACTATTCTTCTTCATCCGTTTAGGGATGGGAGTCTGCACAGAATAAAAGAGCTAAACAAGCTGATTGAATATCTACAAGACGATCTGGATCTGAAAGCCATAACGTTAAGAAAAGCTTCAGAAAATGTTCTTTCAAACGGCTCTTTGCTAAATGACAGAAAGATTATCTTGCCAGTAGAAGATAAAATATTTTCAGGTAGCAGACAATTCCGTGACATCTTGACCGGAAAAAATAAACGCAATACGAACTTGATCACTGTGCTACTTAATTCTTTAGTACCAAAGAATAAGACGGATCTTGTATATTTGCCCGTCATGATACGGAATAACATGAGACTACTGCTTGCTCATAGAAGACACATGATCAGAGACTAA
- a CDS encoding LamG-like jellyroll fold domain-containing protein, protein MVFILIFQSTIREEHRTGKLYAPSGAFPASFDKVTEGSTIMNYRFSSVADHAILEPHGRNAIINGEYKLSNGFLKLVGNKSNISISDFPEINTENIAFSLNLKITNIGSRQALLVKGYHSELGYGQYGINIEPNGKLRLIVRSDNGNNLILYSNKTLTEGTAQVGFVITKSSAAIYIDGHLEKVGEIPSHLLTSNQKLVYKDLTVGNQPVALNEVFRGGIIKLTIFQLQ, encoded by the coding sequence GTGGTATTTATTCTCATTTTTCAGTCTACAATTAGGGAAGAGCATCGAACCGGCAAGCTATATGCTCCTAGTGGCGCATTTCCGGCCAGCTTTGATAAAGTCACCGAGGGAAGTACCATCATGAATTATAGATTCAGTAGCGTGGCAGATCATGCTATACTAGAGCCACATGGCAGAAACGCAATAATTAATGGGGAATACAAATTGTCAAATGGATTCTTGAAGCTGGTCGGCAACAAATCTAATATCTCGATAAGTGATTTTCCGGAAATAAATACGGAAAACATAGCCTTTAGTCTAAATCTGAAAATAACGAACATTGGATCAAGACAGGCACTATTGGTAAAGGGATATCATAGTGAGCTCGGTTATGGTCAGTATGGAATCAACATCGAACCAAACGGCAAGCTAAGATTAATTGTAAGAAGTGACAACGGGAACAACCTCATTCTTTATAGCAACAAGACTTTGACAGAAGGTACAGCTCAAGTAGGATTTGTCATCACCAAGTCATCTGCAGCCATCTATATTGATGGGCATTTGGAGAAAGTAGGAGAAATACCAAGTCATCTCTTGACATCAAATCAAAAGCTTGTATACAAAGATCTGACGGTCGGAAACCAACCCGTTGCTTTAAACGAAGTCTTTCGTGGTGGTATAATAAAACTGACCATTTTTCAATTACAATAG
- a CDS encoding helix-turn-helix domain-containing protein, translating to MYVQGIRSAREIREVFGIPERTLRRWTHAYRNYGISGLMPGKTGSIQPANSIHSNLEQKIVKLKQKTSIMGCKKAQVPIRLAMSLEDRPQCHKASRFAHQNQTKTTTVKTISEKACSRLVVAGRYLPVPHLRRG from the coding sequence TTGTATGTTCAAGGGATCCGGTCAGCTAGGGAGATCAGGGAGGTTTTTGGCATACCTGAACGAACACTGAGAAGATGGACCCATGCATACAGAAATTACGGAATTTCGGGATTGATGCCAGGGAAGACTGGCTCCATACAACCTGCTAACTCCATCCACTCTAATCTTGAACAGAAGATAGTAAAGCTCAAGCAAAAAACATCCATCATGGGGTGCAAGAAGGCTCAAGTACCAATACGACTTGCCATGTCATTGGAAGACCGTCCACAATGTCATAAAGCATCGCGGTTTGCTCATCAGAATCAAACCAAAACCACAACCGTCAAAACGATTTCAGAGAAGGCATGTAGTAGACTCGTTGTGGCAGGGCGATACCTTCCAGTTCCGCATCTCAGGCGTGGGTAG
- a CDS encoding integrase core domain-containing protein, producing MWQGDTFQFRISGVGRVYVTGFTDDDRSRYRIVSKAYLHRGAKEAINALCHALKKGRIPREMYFDNEKQFIANDFKKELAKFHIKPIYGKPYNPKGRGKVERYHEVLHQELISQVHFSSLSHFRKELRKFDRRYNYWRKSQALGWKTPASVYYDRKYFRKSAIKAATNPCNKTGHKRLHSTVTKVERS from the coding sequence TTGTGGCAGGGCGATACCTTCCAGTTCCGCATCTCAGGCGTGGGTAGAGTGTACGTTACTGGCTTTACTGACGACGACCGTTCGCGCTATAGAATCGTATCAAAGGCGTACCTGCACAGGGGAGCAAAAGAGGCCATCAACGCGCTTTGCCATGCGCTAAAGAAAGGCAGGATTCCAAGAGAAATGTACTTTGATAACGAAAAGCAGTTCATAGCCAATGATTTCAAGAAAGAACTGGCCAAATTCCACATCAAGCCAATCTACGGCAAACCATACAATCCAAAAGGAAGAGGGAAGGTAGAACGATACCACGAAGTCTTGCACCAAGAACTGATATCCCAGGTACATTTCTCGTCTTTATCCCATTTCAGAAAGGAGCTAAGGAAGTTTGACAGGCGCTACAATTACTGGAGAAAAAGTCAAGCTCTTGGATGGAAGACTCCTGCATCAGTCTATTACGACAGAAAATACTTCAGAAAAAGTGCCATAAAAGCGGCCACAAATCCTTGCAACAAAACCGGCCATAAACGCTTGCACTCTACAGTTACGAAGGTAGAACGGTCCTAG
- a CDS encoding helix-turn-helix domain-containing protein translates to MNTNVLERASPTTSAEEKYGVSRKTCYKWKNRYLARGIDGLKDLSRRPHNTTEQKVTPELEQIIPGLLRLDSRFGTARIKFRLKRLGASLSSRTVYRVLKRHGA, encoded by the coding sequence ATGAACACGAACGTACTGGAGAGAGCGTCACCAACAACATCTGCAGAAGAAAAGTACGGCGTATCAAGGAAGACATGCTACAAGTGGAAGAACAGGTACCTTGCACGCGGCATCGACGGACTGAAGGACCTGTCAAGGAGACCACACAATACGACGGAACAGAAGGTAACCCCTGAGCTGGAACAGATCATCCCCGGCCTACTACGCCTGGACAGCAGGTTTGGTACTGCCAGAATAAAATTCAGGCTAAAGAGGCTAGGGGCATCCCTGAGCAGCAGGACAGTGTACAGGGTACTGAAAAGGCATGGGGCCTGA
- a CDS encoding glycosyltransferase family 2 protein produces the protein MKINVDTKILICIPAFNEAKSIGDIVRKAKIYGTEVIVCDDGSVDDTYQIAKTAGATVIRHQNNKGYGVAIKTLFRVAKERNADIMVTLDSDGQHNPDQIPNVIQPILNEGFDIVIGSRFLNDEDRKKVPGYRSFGIKTITRFAQLVSYNNITDAQSGFRAYSKNAISKIDLIEEGMAVSTEILMRAGEKNLSIKEVPVTVNYEVENSSTHNPILHGLGVLATIIRFMSLRHPLAFYGIPGMAFLIISGFYMFSALELFSDTRYVSTNMIIVSVGTAVIGVVLLVTAVILYTIAALLREKIRNI, from the coding sequence ATGAAGATTAACGTCGATACAAAGATCCTGATCTGTATCCCAGCCTTCAATGAGGCCAAAAGCATCGGAGATATTGTAAGAAAGGCGAAGATATATGGTACAGAAGTAATCGTATGCGATGATGGGTCGGTGGACGATACATATCAGATCGCTAAGACAGCAGGTGCTACTGTCATCAGACATCAAAATAACAAGGGCTACGGTGTAGCCATCAAAACATTATTTCGTGTTGCAAAAGAAAGGAATGCTGACATCATGGTTACCCTAGATTCAGACGGTCAGCATAATCCGGATCAGATCCCTAATGTTATCCAACCAATTCTGAATGAAGGTTTTGATATCGTTATAGGTTCAAGATTCCTAAACGATGAGGATAGAAAAAAGGTACCTGGTTACAGGAGTTTTGGGATCAAGACTATAACAAGGTTTGCTCAACTTGTATCATACAACAATATTACTGATGCTCAGAGTGGTTTCAGAGCATATAGCAAGAATGCTATATCAAAAATAGATCTAATCGAAGAAGGAATGGCAGTTTCGACTGAAATACTGATGAGAGCTGGAGAAAAGAACCTATCGATAAAGGAGGTGCCAGTTACTGTTAATTATGAGGTAGAGAATAGTTCAACACATAATCCTATCTTGCATGGCTTAGGAGTACTTGCTACAATCATTAGGTTCATGTCGCTGCGCCATCCTCTGGCATTCTATGGCATTCCTGGTATGGCATTTCTAATCATTTCGGGTTTCTATATGTTCAGTGCATTGGAGCTATTCTCTGACACGCGGTATGTTTCTACAAATATGATAATAGTATCTGTCGGAACAGCTGTCATAGGCGTAGTACTTTTGGTGACTGCAGTAATCTTGTATACCATCGCGGCATTGCTACGTGAGAAAATCAGGAACATCTAG
- a CDS encoding glycosyltransferase family 4 protein: MSISVGIITENPFHGDLGFSIRTRELSIGLANARCQVHVFSPVDQESEPYPNVFLHNISGKSNRNYDNIREFLRKWSKSKRYGRYFYLNSALSFISNQSAKMVYKSAKKYDLDLLQGTQATTSSVAIRVGKHLGIPVIGGMGGMLVEEAVQAEIFEQNSIFYNSCKRFVSSVIQNSAALICASEPMKKYLIDSYGVEGKKITVIPNGANIPEGERVKKSDGDYVILYAGILDIWEKVDVLIKSMPFVISRFPNAKLLIVGDGRLKNELTELVKNNNLDKSVSFLGLQPRKKTLEMMLEADVAVLPSSVDLVRKVACPIKLFDYMAAGLPIVTMDVGWWSDLVKSKNAGIVTADDPESFAEGICKAITEGHTTNNLLGYNARKVIAEEYNWKRISENLLQLYKSILDDN; encoded by the coding sequence ATGTCTATTTCGGTCGGAATAATAACGGAAAATCCATTTCATGGGGATCTGGGATTCTCTATTAGGACCAGAGAGCTATCAATAGGACTTGCCAATGCGAGATGCCAAGTCCACGTCTTTTCACCTGTGGACCAAGAGAGTGAGCCATATCCCAATGTCTTCCTACACAACATCTCGGGTAAGAGCAATCGCAACTATGATAACATCAGAGAATTCTTGCGCAAATGGTCTAAATCCAAGCGTTATGGCAGGTACTTCTATCTTAATTCCGCGCTCTCTTTCATATCAAATCAGAGCGCTAAAATGGTCTACAAGAGTGCTAAAAAATATGATCTGGATTTGTTGCAGGGAACACAGGCCACTACAAGCAGTGTTGCGATACGCGTTGGAAAACATTTAGGAATCCCGGTTATTGGAGGCATGGGCGGTATGCTTGTCGAAGAAGCTGTGCAAGCAGAAATTTTTGAGCAAAATAGTATATTCTATAACAGCTGCAAAAGGTTCGTAAGTTCTGTTATACAAAATTCAGCTGCTTTAATTTGCGCCAGTGAACCAATGAAGAAGTATTTGATCGATAGCTATGGTGTGGAGGGTAAGAAAATAACGGTGATCCCGAATGGAGCAAACATTCCAGAAGGGGAAAGGGTCAAGAAAAGTGACGGTGATTATGTGATTCTTTATGCAGGTATTCTAGATATCTGGGAAAAAGTTGATGTCCTGATAAAATCAATGCCTTTCGTTATATCCAGATTTCCAAATGCAAAATTGCTGATCGTCGGGGATGGTCGTCTAAAGAACGAGTTAACCGAATTGGTAAAGAATAACAATCTTGACAAATCTGTGTCATTTCTAGGTCTACAACCACGGAAGAAAACCCTTGAAATGATGCTTGAAGCAGATGTTGCAGTTCTACCCTCCTCTGTGGATCTAGTTCGCAAAGTCGCATGCCCCATTAAGCTGTTTGACTACATGGCTGCGGGCTTGCCGATAGTCACGATGGATGTCGGTTGGTGGTCTGATTTGGTTAAAAGTAAGAACGCGGGAATTGTAACTGCTGATGACCCAGAGTCATTTGCGGAAGGTATATGCAAGGCGATAACGGAAGGTCACACTACCAATAATTTGCTGGGTTATAATGCAAGAAAAGTAATAGCTGAGGAATATAATTGGAAACGAATCTCGGAAAACCTATTACAGTTGTACAAAAGTATTTTAGATGATAATTGA
- the wecB gene encoding non-hydrolyzing UDP-N-acetylglucosamine 2-epimerase, which yields MYLKVLTKDELTDKIGIIVGTRPGIIKFSPIIRAFIEKKIEPLIIHTGQHYSYGLDRIFFEELDLPVPSHRVPEMEKTFYHGEQTAHMLVGIERVLLKEKPRAVIVGGDANTNLAGALAIRKLGINLVHLEAGLRSNDWRMPEEHNRVIIDHISDILLAPTSEAVNNLKTDGVKGKIFLVGNTISDAVNQNKIIAESKSKILETLNINKKKYLLCTIHREENVDNKMITSALCNAIEELAVRFDIPIIFPIHPRTDNRLKSFGISFKNERIKLIPPVGYFDFLKLLSNCSVVLTDSGGIQEEACILGIPCITLRDNTERPETVTIGANKIVGHDKARILQEVEYALNRKASWKNPYGSEVGRTITRIMQTEFGI from the coding sequence ATGTATCTAAAAGTACTTACAAAAGATGAATTGACAGATAAGATAGGCATTATAGTCGGGACAAGACCAGGAATAATCAAGTTCTCGCCCATAATCAGAGCTTTCATAGAGAAGAAGATCGAACCATTGATAATTCATACAGGTCAGCACTATTCTTACGGATTAGACAGGATTTTCTTTGAAGAGCTCGATTTGCCTGTTCCATCACACAGGGTCCCAGAAATGGAAAAAACCTTCTATCATGGGGAGCAGACTGCACATATGTTGGTAGGCATCGAGAGAGTATTGCTAAAAGAGAAACCAAGAGCAGTAATTGTTGGGGGAGACGCTAATACGAATTTGGCCGGGGCATTGGCGATAAGAAAACTCGGTATAAACCTTGTTCATCTGGAAGCAGGACTAAGAAGTAACGACTGGAGGATGCCAGAAGAGCATAACAGGGTGATAATAGATCATATATCTGATATTCTGCTGGCACCAACCTCAGAGGCTGTCAATAATCTCAAAACTGATGGAGTTAAAGGCAAGATATTTCTTGTGGGCAACACAATCTCTGATGCAGTAAATCAAAATAAAATCATAGCAGAAAGCAAGAGTAAGATTCTTGAAACCTTGAATATTAACAAGAAAAAATATCTTCTGTGTACTATTCACAGGGAAGAAAATGTGGATAACAAAATGATAACCAGCGCCCTTTGTAATGCAATAGAAGAATTGGCGGTAAGATTTGACATACCAATAATATTTCCGATTCATCCTAGGACTGATAATAGACTGAAATCGTTCGGGATATCGTTCAAGAATGAACGCATAAAATTGATACCCCCTGTGGGCTATTTTGACTTCTTGAAGCTTCTTAGTAACTGCTCTGTTGTATTGACAGACAGTGGGGGTATCCAAGAAGAAGCATGTATACTTGGAATACCTTGTATTACACTACGCGATAACACTGAAAGACCAGAAACTGTAACTATAGGTGCAAACAAGATTGTGGGTCACGATAAAGCAAGGATTCTGCAGGAAGTCGAGTACGCTCTGAATAGAAAAGCATCATGGAAGAATCCATACGGGTCTGAAGTTGGAAGAACTATAACAAGAATAATGCAGACAGAATTTGGGATCTAA